In Geopsychrobacter electrodiphilus DSM 16401, a single window of DNA contains:
- a CDS encoding efflux RND transporter periplasmic adaptor subunit, with the protein MKKKLITALVILLVVGSAIVLLKTRKANLAKAPVASILPVMVESISVQPQEVTLTLPAMGIVSSDLSTTLSTKVSGRILKLYKREGDAIKKGDLLVQIDDRELKAKKAGLQLKGESLGYDIAAKQGNLKALQTALQNANESHARTKELLDVKGASIEQYNQEETGIAQLKAQLQSAKSGIDMLRSGINELSESEKELDSQLSYTRITAPTDGTLSARLVMAGDLAVPGKALLKIAATDGLYLDIKLPSDLKASAILLDQQKFPLVAKNQAGGSGLREYRAALPLGSSLVEGEFLNVALVLYTGNGVLLPNDVLLSTGGQTSVLVYTAGKVSKTTVTIVRRGSEGVMVAEDLSGKTLLLAKPDILLRATSGVPVKILSNKNV; encoded by the coding sequence ATGAAAAAGAAACTCATTACAGCTCTGGTGATCCTGCTGGTCGTGGGCAGCGCCATCGTCCTGCTGAAAACGCGTAAGGCCAACCTGGCAAAGGCCCCGGTGGCCAGCATCCTGCCGGTGATGGTCGAGTCGATCAGCGTTCAACCTCAGGAAGTCACTCTCACCCTGCCCGCCATGGGGATCGTTTCATCGGATCTCTCGACCACCCTGTCGACCAAAGTCAGTGGGCGGATCCTCAAGCTTTACAAGCGGGAAGGGGATGCCATCAAAAAAGGGGATCTGCTGGTGCAAATTGATGATCGTGAATTAAAAGCGAAAAAGGCCGGGCTGCAGCTTAAGGGCGAAAGCCTGGGCTATGATATCGCCGCCAAACAGGGGAACCTCAAGGCCTTGCAAACTGCCCTGCAAAACGCCAACGAGAGTCATGCCCGTACCAAGGAGTTGCTCGATGTCAAGGGGGCTTCTATTGAGCAATATAACCAGGAAGAGACCGGAATCGCCCAGCTGAAAGCGCAACTGCAAAGCGCCAAAAGCGGCATTGACATGTTGCGTTCCGGCATTAATGAACTGAGCGAGAGCGAAAAAGAGCTCGATAGCCAACTCAGTTACACACGCATCACCGCGCCGACTGACGGGACGCTGAGTGCCCGGCTGGTGATGGCGGGAGATCTGGCGGTGCCGGGCAAGGCGCTGCTGAAGATTGCCGCGACCGATGGTCTTTACCTCGATATCAAATTGCCCTCTGACCTGAAAGCCTCGGCCATCCTGCTTGACCAGCAAAAGTTTCCCCTGGTCGCCAAGAATCAGGCGGGGGGCAGCGGCCTGCGTGAATATCGCGCAGCCTTACCTCTTGGCAGCTCTCTGGTTGAAGGAGAATTCCTCAATGTTGCGCTGGTGCTTTATACGGGGAACGGCGTGCTGCTGCCCAACGATGTGCTGCTCTCCACGGGCGGGCAGACCAGCGTGCTGGTCTATACCGCTGGCAAGGTCAGTAAAACAACCGTGACCATTGTGCGTCGGGGGAGCGAAGGGGTCATGGTTGCTGAAGATCTGAGCGGAAAAACGCTGCTCCTCGCCAAACCGGATATCCTGCTGCGCGCGACTTCCGGTGTGCCGGTAAAAATTCTCAGCAACAAAAACGTCTGA
- a CDS encoding TolC family protein, producing MKKYLTFLLALLLWGLPVLAAEPSITSLLEAVAKQPDIEASALGVRSAEIRLEQAHAELYPTLTAFGSYTSYSSPTNLRPMTPTEVNIAAGDSIPFSKNITRYGLKAEMPLFVKGLYSLADKVKQLQKASKAGHRLRLITRQAAVVSLDASLAFTSHLEEAIASRLESLTKTRDDLQLAVNNGRVPESEILKVATTLNDLQKQRNDLQRQAISLTSQLEQLTGIRLHHFVPLSLKHEVVTGDFLRQTQQQANVAAAEKELQQAWDQHYPSVKLEGVVSENAGEAYNTGSSIDRSYNYVGISVSLPLFNRSLGGSINQAKVQLEREQRILSQLRSDLRVEAQTLREQLPVIDRSTALAQTSLDNNRRLLEIAKVAYRSGRMTTEEYLRFEAQVLDAEANLHKTYVDRWQIISQQAVLYGDELTGVVQ from the coding sequence TTGAAAAAATATCTGACATTTTTACTTGCGCTGCTGCTCTGGGGGCTTCCGGTGCTGGCGGCCGAGCCGAGTATCACCAGCCTGCTCGAAGCCGTAGCGAAACAGCCGGATATCGAGGCCAGCGCCTTAGGTGTGCGCTCAGCCGAAATTCGCCTGGAGCAGGCCCACGCCGAACTGTATCCCACCCTGACGGCCTTCGGCAGTTACACCAGCTATAGCTCGCCGACCAACCTGCGGCCGATGACGCCGACCGAAGTCAATATTGCCGCCGGCGACTCAATCCCCTTTTCTAAAAATATTACCCGCTATGGCCTGAAAGCGGAGATGCCACTCTTCGTCAAGGGTCTCTATTCACTGGCCGACAAGGTCAAACAGCTGCAAAAGGCGAGTAAGGCCGGGCACAGGTTGAGGTTAATCACACGGCAGGCGGCTGTCGTTTCACTTGATGCCTCATTAGCCTTCACCAGTCATCTTGAGGAGGCCATCGCCTCGCGGCTTGAATCCTTAACCAAAACCCGTGACGACCTGCAACTGGCGGTCAACAATGGCCGGGTTCCAGAATCAGAAATCCTGAAGGTCGCAACCACCCTGAATGATCTGCAGAAACAGCGCAACGATCTGCAGCGTCAGGCGATCTCCCTGACCAGTCAATTGGAACAGTTGACCGGTATCAGGCTGCATCACTTCGTCCCACTTTCTCTTAAGCATGAAGTCGTCACCGGCGATTTTTTGCGACAGACCCAACAGCAAGCGAATGTCGCTGCCGCCGAAAAGGAGCTGCAACAAGCCTGGGATCAGCATTATCCGTCAGTCAAACTCGAAGGAGTTGTCTCCGAAAACGCCGGCGAGGCCTACAACACCGGGAGTTCCATCGATCGCAGCTACAACTATGTCGGCATCTCCGTCTCACTGCCCCTCTTTAACCGCAGCCTCGGTGGTTCGATTAACCAGGCAAAAGTCCAGCTAGAGCGTGAGCAGCGCATACTTTCGCAACTGCGGTCCGATCTGAGAGTGGAAGCGCAAACCCTGCGTGAGCAACTGCCGGTGATCGATCGCTCAACGGCGTTGGCCCAGACCAGCCTCGATAACAACCGGCGGCTGCTGGAGATCGCCAAGGTCGCCTATCGCAGTGGGCGCATGACCACTGAAGAATACTTACGTTTTGAAGCCCAGGTTCTCGATGCCGAAGCCAACCTGCATAAAACCTACGTCGACCGCTGGCAGATCATCAGCCAACAGGCTGTCCTTTACGGCGACGAACTGACAGGAGTCGTTCAATGA
- a CDS encoding sulfite exporter TauE/SafE family protein, producing MDTELLNQLIIPLFAFGLSFVFALGGVGSAIALVPALSWLEVPLLIAKPTGLLVNTLSMTGASVSNIRAKRLDFRLGVPIIISSFLLAPLGAWSTRWIPMPMVLAVFTLFLLFSGLILIFFRAGKFEGQFREDRPILAPALIGAVAGYLSGLLGVGGGGLIAPLMIMLGFNPKKVAVITAFVVPFSSLSGLIAYLVMGYADLRLMIPAAVAAFIGGVLGTRVMQAKLKPVTVKKFLGGLLLLLALKMGMQLFG from the coding sequence ATGGACACTGAATTATTAAACCAACTGATCATCCCGCTGTTCGCCTTTGGTCTGAGCTTTGTCTTCGCCCTCGGCGGGGTCGGCTCGGCGATTGCGTTGGTGCCGGCACTCAGTTGGTTGGAGGTGCCGCTGCTCATCGCCAAACCGACCGGGCTGCTGGTGAATACCCTGAGCATGACGGGTGCGAGCGTTAGTAATATCCGCGCGAAACGCCTCGACTTTCGACTTGGCGTGCCGATCATCATCAGTTCGTTTCTGCTTGCCCCGCTCGGTGCCTGGTCAACCCGTTGGATTCCTATGCCGATGGTGCTGGCGGTTTTTACCCTGTTTCTACTCTTTTCAGGGTTGATACTGATCTTCTTTCGCGCCGGAAAGTTTGAAGGTCAGTTCCGTGAAGACCGGCCGATTCTCGCCCCAGCGCTGATCGGTGCTGTCGCCGGATATCTCTCCGGTCTGCTCGGGGTCGGCGGCGGTGGTTTGATCGCGCCCTTGATGATCATGCTCGGCTTCAACCCGAAGAAGGTCGCGGTCATCACAGCCTTTGTCGTGCCCTTTTCCTCGCTGAGCGGCCTCATCGCCTACCTGGTCATGGGGTATGCCGATTTACGGTTGATGATCCCGGCCGCGGTCGCCGCATTTATCGGCGGAGTTCTGGGTACCAGGGTCATGCAGGCAAAGCTCAAACCCGTCACCGTCAAGAAGTTTCTTGGCGGGTTGTTGTTGCTGCTGGCACTCAAGATGGGGATGCAACTGTTTGGATAG
- a CDS encoding cation diffusion facilitator family transporter, producing MSGHHHHDQDENISGARLLATMLLNFAITVIEIIGGLLSGSLSLISDALHNFSDGIAIIISYIALHLSMKPRTSQYTFGLKRAQILAAVINSAVLLAVCIYLLREAFDKLLHPQPVDGGLMLIVASFGLIANLVGTWLLHRGSKNNLNIRSAYLHLLSDAVSSIAVILGALAIKLFGLTWIDPLLSIVIAIYVGWESWKIIQTAVDVLMLKVPGNITLEELESKLAELPGVCDAHHIHLWQVDDRDIHFEAHIAVDDALLSATAPIAVQIEQILHDDFGINHVTLQFEAGSCLTGNH from the coding sequence ATGTCCGGTCACCATCATCACGATCAAGATGAAAATATTTCCGGCGCGCGCCTGCTGGCGACCATGCTGCTCAATTTTGCTATCACCGTTATTGAGATCATCGGCGGACTGCTTTCGGGCAGTCTGTCGCTGATCTCTGATGCGCTGCACAATTTCAGTGACGGCATTGCGATTATCATCAGCTACATCGCGCTGCACCTGAGTATGAAGCCGCGCACCAGCCAGTATACTTTCGGTCTCAAACGCGCCCAGATTTTGGCGGCGGTTATCAATTCAGCGGTGCTGTTGGCGGTCTGTATTTATCTGCTGCGCGAAGCATTCGACAAACTGCTTCACCCGCAACCGGTCGATGGTGGTCTGATGCTGATCGTCGCCAGTTTCGGGCTGATTGCCAATTTGGTCGGTACCTGGCTGCTGCACCGTGGTTCGAAGAATAATCTGAATATCCGCTCAGCCTATCTGCATCTGCTGTCTGATGCGGTATCCAGTATCGCAGTTATTCTCGGCGCCTTGGCGATCAAGCTGTTCGGACTGACCTGGATCGATCCGCTGCTAAGTATTGTGATTGCCATCTATGTCGGTTGGGAGAGCTGGAAAATTATCCAGACCGCCGTTGACGTGTTGATGCTCAAGGTCCCGGGGAACATCACCCTCGAAGAGTTAGAGTCAAAACTGGCAGAACTACCCGGGGTGTGTGACGCGCATCATATCCACCTGTGGCAGGTCGATGATCGGGACATTCACTTCGAAGCGCACATCGCGGTGGATGATGCGCTGCTGAGCGCGACGGCACCGATCGCCGTGCAGATTGAGCAGATACTGCATGATGACTTCGGCATCAACCATGTCACACTGCAATTTGAAGCCGGAAGTTGTTTGACCGGGAATCACTGA
- a CDS encoding FmdE family protein, which produces MENLNELFETGMKFHGHKCPAMPMGLRAGLAAMKALGVERSQDKELRLISETGEGHAAGCFLDGLMTATGCTYGKSNIKKLYYNKMAFTLIDAKSGRSVRVSLKPEFFSNALNSPFVQQRKAGVAPQNIPAEVADPMVNNILKMPEEKFLNISTIKQVEVPQGKGVFEAYPCVKCGELTFINKLQDTAAGQVCIPCSEAK; this is translated from the coding sequence ATGGAAAACCTGAATGAACTGTTTGAAACTGGGATGAAATTTCACGGACACAAATGCCCGGCCATGCCCATGGGGCTGCGTGCCGGTTTGGCGGCGATGAAGGCATTGGGCGTTGAACGCTCGCAGGACAAAGAGCTGCGCCTGATCTCTGAAACAGGAGAAGGGCATGCCGCCGGATGTTTTCTTGATGGCCTGATGACCGCGACCGGATGCACCTATGGCAAGTCAAATATCAAGAAGCTCTATTACAATAAGATGGCCTTCACCCTGATCGACGCCAAATCCGGCCGCTCTGTGCGGGTCTCGCTCAAACCGGAATTCTTCAGCAATGCTCTGAATTCTCCGTTTGTTCAGCAACGGAAGGCCGGCGTGGCACCGCAGAATATTCCAGCCGAAGTGGCGGATCCGATGGTGAACAACATTCTGAAGATGCCGGAAGAAAAATTCCTCAATATCAGCACGATCAAGCAGGTTGAGGTACCCCAGGGCAAAGGGGTCTTTGAAGCCTACCCCTGTGTCAAATGTGGCGAGTTGACCTTCATCAACAAGTTGCAGGATACTGCCGCAGGCCAGGTCTGTATCCCCTGTTCAGAAGCAAAATAA
- a CDS encoding FmdE family protein, whose protein sequence is MNAHDLFEAGMQFHGHKCPAMPMGLRAGLAAMDALGVEHSRDKELHVVSETGAGHVAGCFVDGIMTATGCTYGKSNIQKLYYNKMAFTLIDTLTGRSIRVSLKPSFFNQVLNSPFVLQRRAGVLPQNIPSEDVDFQVEKILNLAEENFLEIGEIQQIDLPEGEGMFDVKPCARCWELTFVNKLQDSADGLICIPCAAEK, encoded by the coding sequence ATGAATGCACATGATCTATTTGAAGCTGGCATGCAGTTTCACGGTCACAAATGCCCTGCCATGCCGATGGGGCTGCGCGCCGGTCTGGCGGCCATGGATGCGCTCGGCGTTGAGCACTCCCGGGACAAGGAACTACACGTGGTGTCAGAGACGGGCGCTGGCCATGTTGCTGGCTGCTTTGTCGACGGTATTATGACCGCAACTGGTTGCACCTATGGCAAGTCGAACATCCAGAAGCTCTATTACAACAAGATGGCCTTCACCCTGATTGACACCTTGACCGGTCGGTCAATAAGGGTCTCCCTCAAACCGAGTTTTTTTAATCAGGTACTGAACTCTCCGTTTGTTCTACAGCGCCGGGCGGGTGTTTTGCCGCAGAATATTCCGTCTGAAGACGTTGATTTTCAGGTTGAGAAGATCCTTAATCTGGCCGAAGAGAATTTTCTCGAAATAGGTGAAATCCAACAGATCGATTTGCCTGAAGGGGAAGGAATGTTCGATGTCAAACCCTGCGCCCGGTGCTGGGAGCTGACGTTTGTCAACAAATTGCAAGATTCGGCGGATGGCTTGATCTGTATTCCTTGCGCGGCAGAAAAATAA